The Candidatus Zixiibacteriota bacterium region CCCTTCCGTCTCTCACGATATGCGCACGATCGGTGCGGTGGATGGTGCCGTCTTTGACAAAACAACCGGCGATCGTTCCGACTTTAGGCACTTTGAATACCTGGCGCACCTCAGCCATTCCGCCGAATTGCTCGCTCACTTCCGGCGCCAGCATTCCCTCGAGAGCCTTTCGCACATCGTTTTCCACGTTATAAATAATATCATATTGCTTAATATCCACTTTTTCACGGGCGGCGGTTTCTCGGGCACGCATATCGGGACTGACATTGAATCCGATGATGATGGCATTGGAGGCGGCGGCCAGAAGTACATCCGATTCACTGATTGCTCCCACTCCCTTATGAATAATAATAGTGCGCGCCTCCTCGGTGGCGATTTTGCTGAGCGTTTCGGCCAGCACTTCCGCCGAGCCATCGACATCGGCCTTTATAATCAAACGCAATTCCTTTATCTGGCCATCTTTGATCTGCGCATAAATTCCTTCAAGAGTGGCATGTCCGTACCCGCGGCGAATTTCCTGTTCGCGTTTCAATTGCATACGCTTGACGGAAATTTCGCGCGCTTCCTGGTCGTCGGCGACTACCATGATAGAATCACCGGCTTGAGGGACACCGTTAAGCCCGGTGAGACGAACGGGTAAGGAGGGTCCGACGGCCTTAAGTATCTCATCGCGATCGCTCAGCATCACCCGGACGCGTCCGCTGAAAGAACCCGCAACGATCGGATCGCCGACTTTCACGGAACCTTTCTGAATAATGATAGTACTGACCGGTCCCCGGCCGCGTTCGAGATTGGCTTCAATTACCACACCCTGGCCGCGAATCGTGGGGTCGGCTTTGAGGTCAAGCATCTCTGCCTGCAGAATAATCATTTCCAGCAGACGTTCCATACCCTGACCGGTTTTGGCGGAGATTTCGACCATGATTGTCTTGCCGCCCCATTCCTCCGGCATCAGGTTGTATTTGCTCAACTGCTGACGAATCAAGTCGGGATTTGCGGTCGGTTTGTCAATTTTGTTAATCGCAACGATGATCGGCACGCCAGCGGCCCGGGCATGATCAATGGCTTCCACTGTCTGCGGCATGACCGCGTCATCGGCGGCCACCACCAGAACTACGATATCGGTAATTTGGGCTCCGCGGGCACGCATCGCCGTAAAGGCCTCGTGACCCGGTGTATCGATAAAAGTAATCTGGCCGCTGGGCAGAATCACGGCATAGGCGCCGATATGCTGTGTAATGGCACCGGCCTCATGGGCAGCGACATTTGTTTTCCGGACATGATCGAGAAGCGAGGTCTTGCCGTGGTCAACATGCCCCATGACCGTGACGACCGGCGCTCGATAAGAGAGATTTTCCTCAGCCTCGGATTCACGAGCCTCTTCGCCTATTTCGCCCTTTTCCTTGATACCGTAACCGCACTCGAGGGCGAGAGTTTCAATCGTTTCGAGGTCGAGGCGCTGATTGATCGAGGCCATCATACCCAGTTTAAAACAGGTGGCGATCAACTCCGCCGGTTTCATATCCATGGCCTTGGCCAGCTCCGCCACCGTCATGAATTCGTTGACTTCAATAATATTCTCTTCGAGGATCTCAATGGTATCGTCAGATTTAAAACGGCGTTTATATTTTCTGGTCTTTTTGACTCCCCCGATTGTGGCCATGGTCGCCTTGAAGCTCTTGACTACCGCTTTACGGTCAACCTGATGCCCGTCTTTTCCCTTTTTACGTTTGTCGAATTTTCTTTTCCGTTTATCGTGGCGCTTCAGTGCCATGGACAATCTGGCCAGGCGTTCATCGAAAGTTCCTTCGGCAACGACTTCACCGGAGGAAGGCGGCTTGGGCGGTTTGGGTTTCTTTTTTTGCTCGATGTCCTTTTTGGCCGCTTCTTTTTCGGCCTCAAATTTATGCTCAATGGCCTTGAGCATATCGTCGGTCGCCACAGACATGTGCGATTTCGGTTCGAAATTCAGTTCCTTGAGAATCGACAATAAGGCGTTAGATGAAATTTCATAATCCTTGGCTACATCATATATTCTCTTTTTGGCCATTTAGCACTCCTCTCCCCGCTCAGTTAGTTTTTCGATGGTGCACCTTCAGTGTTATCGCTGGGTTCCAAATCGCTCTTTTCACGATCCGCATCAGCTCTTTCCTTTTTAGCCGCTTTGGCTTCGGCCGTCTCCGCTTCACGACGCAATCGCTCCGTCTCCTTGCGCTTCACTTCCAGTTCGGCCACCAAAGCTTTGGCTGTTTCAATCAGCGATTCCGCCGTCTTCTGACCGATACCATCGATCTTGATAAGGTCTTCCATGCGGGCTTTGGCCAGTTGCTGGACAGTAT contains the following coding sequences:
- the infB gene encoding translation initiation factor IF-2; the encoded protein is MAKKRIYDVAKDYEISSNALLSILKELNFEPKSHMSVATDDMLKAIEHKFEAEKEAAKKDIEQKKKPKPPKPPSSGEVVAEGTFDERLARLSMALKRHDKRKRKFDKRKKGKDGHQVDRKAVVKSFKATMATIGGVKKTRKYKRRFKSDDTIEILEENIIEVNEFMTVAELAKAMDMKPAELIATCFKLGMMASINQRLDLETIETLALECGYGIKEKGEIGEEARESEAEENLSYRAPVVTVMGHVDHGKTSLLDHVRKTNVAAHEAGAITQHIGAYAVILPSGQITFIDTPGHEAFTAMRARGAQITDIVVLVVAADDAVMPQTVEAIDHARAAGVPIIVAINKIDKPTANPDLIRQQLSKYNLMPEEWGGKTIMVEISAKTGQGMERLLEMIILQAEMLDLKADPTIRGQGVVIEANLERGRGPVSTIIIQKGSVKVGDPIVAGSFSGRVRVMLSDRDEILKAVGPSLPVRLTGLNGVPQAGDSIMVVADDQEAREISVKRMQLKREQEIRRGYGHATLEGIYAQIKDGQIKELRLIIKADVDGSAEVLAETLSKIATEEARTIIIHKGVGAISESDVLLAAASNAIIIGFNVSPDMRARETAAREKVDIKQYDIIYNVENDVRKALEGMLAPEVSEQFGGMAEVRQVFKVPKVGTIAGCFVKDGTIHRTDRAHIVRDGRVVFTGALSSLRRFKDDAREVASGYECGIAIENFNDIKVGDAIEVYHLVETARKLE